The Lutibacter profundi region TTTCAAATTGCTCTAATTCATACGGAAAAACACCACCATCAATATTCCCAATTGCATATCTAATTACATAAATAAGTTCCAATTTTGCATTTAATTCTTTTGCTAACTTTATGGCATAATTTACAGCATTTTGTGCAGATTCACTTCCGTCAATACCTACTAAAATATTTTTAATTGTTTCCATAATACCGTGATTTTAAACACTTAAATTTACAACATTCATGTCTTATTTAAAAGAAAAAAACAATTTAAAATTACCTAAACAAAAGAAAAAGAGGTATTTAAACTTTTGTGTAAACCCTATTTATTACTCTAATAATTTAGTTAACTCTCGTAAAAAAATTGTAATAGTATTAGCTTATAATTAATTCAGCCACTTTTTTTGAAGCTCCTTTTCCTCCTAATTTTTTTTCTAAATCAAAATAATTTAAAAATATTAAAGCTCTTTGGTATCCATCTAATATTTTGTGAAGTTCTTTTTCTAAATTTTTCTCATTAAATTCATTTTGAATCAATTCTTTTACTACTTCTTTATCCATAATCAAATTCACCAATGAAATATATTTCAAATCAATTAATCTCTTTCCTATTTGATAGGAAATCCAACTTGTTTTATAGCATACAATTTCTGGTACTTTAAACAAGGCTGTTTCTAAAGTTGCAGTACCTGAAGTTACAATTGCTGCGTAGGAAACAGACAGTAAATCATAGGTTTTATTACTTATAAATTTCACATTCTCTTTGGCTATAAATTGCTTGTAAAATTTAAAATCTTGACTTGGAGCTCCTGCAATTACAAATTGATAATCTTTAAATTTATCGGCCATTTTTAACATCATCGAAAGCATTTTTTTAATTTCTTGCTTTCTACTTCCGGGCAATAATGCGATAATTGGTTTGTTAGATAAATGATGTTCCTTTTTAAAAGTTTCTTCATCAACTTGCTTTCTATTTGAAATTGCGTCAATTAATGGGTGACCAACAAAATGTACTGGGAAATTGTGTTTCTTTTCATAAAAGTCTTTTTCAAAAGGTAAAATCACATACATCTCATCAACATCTCGTTTGATCTGTTTTATCCTATTTTCTTTCCAAGCCCAAATTTGTGGTGAAATATAGTAATGAACTTTAATTTTTTCTTTTTTAGCAAATTTGGCAATTCGCATATTAAAACCCGGATAATCTATTAGTATTAATGCATCTGGTTTAAAATTTAAAATATCTTTTTTACAAACATTAATATTTTTATAAATGGTACGTAAATTCATTACAACCTCAGCAAACCCCATAAAAGCTAACTCTTTATAATGCTTTACCATAACACCTCCTACTTCTTGCATTAAATCTCCTCCCCAAAATCTAATTTCAGCCTGTTTATCTTTTTCAATAATTGCTTTCATTAAATTTGCTCCGTGTAAATCACCTGAGGCTTCTCCAGAAATAATATAATACTTCATTTTATAAAATTAAAAAGAAAACAAGGTTAAAAAAAACACTATTAATGCTATTAAAAAAGTTTCTAATAAAACACCTCTAGCTCGATAAATTTGTTTCTTTTTTAGAAATACAAAAAATACAAAAAAATTAGCAATTGCACCTAAAACTAAAACTTTTCCTTCTAGATTACCATCTTTTATTAATTCTAAACTTTTGTAAAAATTAAAATTTGAAAAGAATTCTATAAAAATAAAACACCCAAAAGAAGTTGCTATTAAAGCAACAACAAAACCAATTAAAAGTTCTTTTTTCATAATTTGTGAAATAAAATTACAAGTCCCAATTATTTAACTTAGGTATAAAATAATGTGCAGTTAGATCGAACTGTACTGGTACTATAGAAATATAATTGTTTGCCAATGCCCATTCATCAGTATCTTCACCTTTATCCATATTTACAAACTTCCCTGTTAGCCAATAATAAACTCGCCCCTGTGGGTTTGTTCTTCTATCAAATTCTTCAACCCAGTTTGCACGTGCCTGTCTACAAACTTTAACTCCTTCAAAAGTAGCATTATTTGGAAAGTTTACATTGAGTACAACTCCATCTGGCAAACTATTTTCTAATACATTTAACGCAATTTTTTTTATGTATTTTTTTAAGGGTTCAAAATTTGCGTTCCACGAATAATCTAACAATGAAAATCCTATGGCAGGAATTCCTTCAACACCTGCTTCTACAGCCGCACTCATTGTACCTGAATAAATTACATTAATTGAAGAGTTTGACCCATGGTTAATACCCGAAACACACAAATCTGGCTTTCTGTCTAAAATTTCACTTACTGCTAGTTTTACACAATCGGCAGGTGTTCCTGTTGATTTGTATTCTTGTTGTGGGCCATCATCAATCTTAACTTTATTGCAATATAAAGTTTCATTAATAGTAACTGCGTGTCCCATACCACTTTGCGGACTGTCAGGTGCAACTACAACCACATCACCAATCTGGTTCATAACAGCAATTAATGTTCTAATTCCTGGTGCTGTTATACCATCATCATTCACAACTAAAATTAAAGGTTTTTTATTCATAAACTGAAAATTAAGTAACAAAACTACATTATTTAATTGGGTTTTATTTAATTAAACTTTAACATTTTGTGAAGATTTTTCATTATTATTATTCTTAATATTGTGTAAATTAAATTCCTCCACAGTAATGGAGTATTTGTGAATTATTAAATACTTTTTGAAGAATCTATAAAAAAAAGTTAAATTACACTCCTATTCAAAATAATGGCACTATTTTGGTAGATAACAAACTACTTAATTATAAAATTGATTAGACAGATGATGAATAGAAAATTTAAACTAATATTGCCAATACTTTTTGTTTTTAGCTTATTTACAAGCTTTCAAACAAGTGAAAATACAATTAATACAGATCCAAAAGACAAACTTTTAATTACTATTTTAAGGTATGTACTTACAGAAGGACACTATAAACCTCAAAAAATTGATGATGCTTTTTCTGAAAAAGTATATACTCGTTTTTTAGAGGGATTAGACCCTTCTAAACGTTATTTTTTACAATCTGATATTGATGAATTTTCAAAGTACAAAACTCAAATTGATGATCAAATTAATAGTGAAGATTTGTCATTCTTTGTTTTAGTTTATAATCGATTTAAACAACGGGTTCATGAATCTGAATCTTTTTACAAACAACTATTAGCGCATAAATTTAATTTTGACAAGAATGAAACTATAGATGTAGCTTATAAAAATTTAACTTATGCCAAAAATTCAGATGAAATAATAAACACTTGGCGTAAGCAGTTAAAGTTCAGTACATTATCTAGATTATATGATAAAATAGCTGCTGAAAACGACAAGAAAAAGGAAGATAAAACATATCGCGTAAAATCATTTGACATTCTTGAAAAAGAAGCTAGAGAAGCAACATTAGAAAATATGAGTGATTATTTTCAACGTGTTGAAGAGTTAACTTACTCTGATTGGTTTTCATCCTATATAAATAGTATTGCTGAAGAATTTGACCCACACACAACCTACTTTGACCCAACGGTGAAGAAACGCTTTGATATTTCAATGGCCGGAAAATTGGAGGGAATTGGCGCAAGACTTACAAAGAAAAATGATTATACCAAAGTAATTGAACTAATTTCTGGTGGCCCAGCTTGGAAACAAGGAGACTTAGAGGTTGGAGATTTAATTTTAAAAGTAGCACAAGGTAATGAAAAGCCAGTTGATATTGTT contains the following coding sequences:
- the lpxB gene encoding lipid-A-disaccharide synthase, which codes for MKYYIISGEASGDLHGANLMKAIIEKDKQAEIRFWGGDLMQEVGGVMVKHYKELAFMGFAEVVMNLRTIYKNINVCKKDILNFKPDALILIDYPGFNMRIAKFAKKEKIKVHYYISPQIWAWKENRIKQIKRDVDEMYVILPFEKDFYEKKHNFPVHFVGHPLIDAISNRKQVDEETFKKEHHLSNKPIIALLPGSRKQEIKKMLSMMLKMADKFKDYQFVIAGAPSQDFKFYKQFIAKENVKFISNKTYDLLSVSYAAIVTSGTATLETALFKVPEIVCYKTSWISYQIGKRLIDLKYISLVNLIMDKEVVKELIQNEFNEKNLEKELHKILDGYQRALIFLNYFDLEKKLGGKGASKKVAELIIS
- the surE gene encoding 5'/3'-nucleotidase SurE, producing MNKKPLILVVNDDGITAPGIRTLIAVMNQIGDVVVVAPDSPQSGMGHAVTINETLYCNKVKIDDGPQQEYKSTGTPADCVKLAVSEILDRKPDLCVSGINHGSNSSINVIYSGTMSAAVEAGVEGIPAIGFSLLDYSWNANFEPLKKYIKKIALNVLENSLPDGVVLNVNFPNNATFEGVKVCRQARANWVEEFDRRTNPQGRVYYWLTGKFVNMDKGEDTDEWALANNYISIVPVQFDLTAHYFIPKLNNWDL